The Kribbella amoyensis genomic sequence CGAGGACTTGCCCACGTTCGGCTTGCCGACGATCGCGACCCGGCGCGGTCCCCCGGTCTCGCCGTCGCGCTCGGGCGGCGCCTCGGGCAGTGCGGCCAGGACCGCGTCGAGCATGTCGCCGGTCCCCCGGCCGTGCATCGCCGAGATCGGGAACGGTTCGCCGATCCCGAGGCTCCACAGGCTCATCGCCTCGGACTCGATCCGCTGGTCGTCGACCTTGTTCGCGGCCAGCACGACCGGCTTGCCGGACTTGCGCAGTACCCGGACCACAGCCTCGTCCGCGTCGGTGATCCCGACGGTCGCGTCGACCACGAACAGCACCGCGTCGGCCGCGTTGATCGCCACCTCGGCCTGGGCCGCGACGAGGGCGGCCATCCCGACCGCGTCCGGGTCCCAGCCGCCGGTGTCGACCACCGTGAACGCCCGGCCGGCCCAGTCGGCGTCGTACGAGACCCGGTCCCGGGTCACCCCGGGGGTGTCCTCGACGACGGCCTCGCGGCGGCCGAGGATGCGGTTCACCAGCGTGGACTTGCCCACGTTGGGTCGGCCGACGATCGCGAGCACCGGCACCGGGCCGGTGTCCTCGCGGTCGTGGCTGGTCTCGGCTTCGGGATATCCGTAGCCGGATACGTCACTCATCAGGATCCTTCTCGTCTGGCGCGCCCGGGAGCGGGTGGCCGGTGGCTTCGACGGCGGCCCGGACATGCGCCCGCAGCACCTCGCCGATCTGGTCGGCCGTCTTCCGTACCTCGGAGTGCCGCCTCGGAAAGGGTACGCGGTCCACGGTGAACGGTTCGCCGTACACCACGTCGATCCGGCTCCCCTTCGGCGGATAGGCCTCCACCCGGCCGCCGGGCAGGCGGGTCCCGATCAGGGCGACCGGCACGATCGGCGCCCCGGTCACCAGGGCGAGGTACCCGACTCCGGTGCGGATCCGGGCGAAGTCGCCGGCGCCGCGGGTGCCCTCCGGGTAGATGCTCAGTACCCGGCCGTCCCGGAGCGCCTGGATCGCACGGCGGATCGCGAGCACGTCGTACGTCGACCGGTCGACCGGGATCTGGCCGACCCGGGTCAGGAACTTGCCCTGCAGGCCGTGGAACGCCTCGATCTTGCCGAGCTGGTGCAGCATCCGCGGCGCGACCGCACCGAGCAGCGGCCCGTCCAGCAGGCCCAGGTGGTTCGGGGCCACCAGTGCGGGACCGGTCCGCGGGAACAGGTCCTCGTTGTGCACGGTGAGGTCGTAGTGACGGAACAGGTAAGTGCGGACGAGGGCCCGCATCGGCAGCCCCAACCGGTACGGCAGCGGCGGGAGGTCGTCCGTTCGGGGCAGCTCCCGGTGCCCGGTGACTTCGGCGGTCATGACTCCTGGTCGCGCGGAGCGGCCTCGGCCTCCTTCGCCAGCCTGCAGATCACGTCGATGACCTCCTCCAGCGAGAGATGGGTGGAGTCGATCGTCACCGCGCCGTCCGAGGCCACCTGGAACTCCGACACGGTGGCGTCGTCGGCGTCGCGGCGGACGATCTGGTCGTGCAGCTGCTCGGCGGTGACGCCCTCGGCCAGCTCGGCCTTGCGGCGGGCCAGCCGGGCGTCGGTGTCGGCCGTGAGCAGCACCTTGAGCTCGGCGTCGGTCGCCACCACGGTCGCGATGTCACGGCCCTCGACCACGATCCCGCCGGTCGGCTGGGCGGCGTCGATGATCGCGCGCTGCCGCCGGATCAGCTCCGCGCGCACCTCGAGGTTGGTGGCGATCTTGCTGACGCTGGCGCTGATCCGCGGGTCCCGGATCGCCTCGGTGACGTCGGTACCGTCGGCGGTGAAGTGGCCACGCTGCGGGTCGGTGCTGATCCCGAGGTCGAGCGCCCGGGCCCGGGCCGCGACCGCCTCGGTGTCGTCCAGGTCCAGCCCGTGCTCGAGCGCCGACCAGGTCACCGCGCGGTACGTCGCGCCGGTGTCGAGGTACCGCAGCCCCAGCCTGGTCGCGACGCCACGCGCCGTACTCGACTTACCGGAACCGCTCGGGCCGTCAACAGCGATGATCATGGGCGGAAGATTACCGGTGGACGGACCAGCCCCGCTCGGTCAGGACCCGGACCAGCTGATCCACCGACGCGGGCTTGACCGCCAGCTCGACCTCACCGACCGGGCGGCCGGGGCTGTGGTCGATCCGCAGATCCTCGACGTTCGCACCGGACGCGGCCGCGTCGGCGAACAGCCGGGCCAGCTGCCCCGGGCGGTCGGGGATCGTGACGAGCACCGAGACCAGCTCGATGTGCGGCGACCCGTGCTTGCCGGGAACGCGGACCGCGCCGGACACGCCCCGGCGGAGGACGGCGGTGACCTCGTCGGCCGCCTCCTCCTTGCCCAGGGCAATCAACAGCCGGTCCAGCTCGTCCCGGATCTGCTCCAGCAGGCCGCTCAGCGCGGGCGAGTTCGCGGACACGATCTGGGTCCACAGCCCGGGGTCGCTGGCCGCGATCCGGGTGACGTCGCGGACGCCCTGGCCGGACAGGTCGAGGTGGGCCGACGGCGCGTCGACCAGGGTGCCGGCCGCGAGCGACGACATCAGCTGAGGCAGGTGCGAGACCCGCGCCACGGCGAGATCGTGGTCGGCCACGGACAGCTCGACCGTACGCGCCCCGCAGGCCTCGGCGAGCCGGCGGACCAGCTCGACGGCCTCAGGATCGCTGGTCGGATGCGGCGTGATCGCCCAGGTCGCGCCGTCGAACAGATCCGCCCGACCGGCGAGCGGCCCGTTCCGCTCGGACCCGGCCATCGGGTGACTCCCAACGTACCGAGCGAGGTCGTCGGCCGCCTTGTCGGTCAGTGCCTTCGCGTCGGCGAGTGGCTTGCCTTTCACGCTGGCCGCGTCGGTGACGATCGCGTCGGTCTGCCGCAACTGCTCCGCGATCACCTCACCGACGTGGTCCGGCGGAACCGCGACCACGACGAGCTGCGGCGCCAGCTGGACCAGCCGCGAACCGGCCCCGATCCGCTCGGCCATCAGGGCGCTGTCGGGATCGGCGTCGATCAGCTCGACCACAACCCCGAGCCGGGTCAGGGCCAGGCCGATCGACGTCCCGATCAACCCGGTCCCCACCACCCGGACCGGACCGCGTAACTCGGTCACTGCGCACCGGTCAGATCCGGGCGCAACGCCACCGCCCCGTGCAGGTAGACGTGCTGGATCTTCTCCCGCGACCGCGGCGACTCGGCGTGCAGCATCATCCGGACCACCCGCGGCAGCGCGTGCGGTACGTCGATCTCCTGCATGCACATCAGCGGTACGTCGGTCAGGCCGATCTGCCGGCCGGCCACCGCCGGGAACTCCGAGTGCAGGTCCGGCGTGACGGTGAACAGGATGCTGATCAGGTCCTCCGACGCCAGGTCGTTCGCCTGCAGGACCGCCCGGACCAGCTCGGCGGTCCGCTCGAGCAGGTGCTCCCGCTCGTCCGCCTCCAGCTGGGTGGCACCCCGGATCGCCCGTACCGCCACTGCCTGCCTCCTCGTTCGCGCCGCACCCTGTCCGAGTGCTGGTTGCCTGTCTCAACCCTAGGTCAGACCTCCCGGCACCCGCGCAGGTGTCTCGGATTTCCGTCTCAGACCGACGCGGTACCGGCGGCCGTCTGCGCCTCGGCGGCGTCGACGGTCTGCTCCAGCAGCAGCGCGATCGTCATCGGGCCGACGCCACCCGGGACCGGGGTGATCAGGCTCGCCACCTCGGTGGCTTCCTCGAAGTGCACATCGCCGACGTTGCCCTCGTTGTACCCCGCGTCCACGACCACGGCGCCCGGCTTCAGCCAGCTGCCACGGACGAAGTTCGCCTTGCCGACGGCCGCGACGACGATGTCGGCCTGCCGGACGATGTCCGCGAGATCCTTGGTCCGCGAGTGCGTGTAGGTGACCGTCGCGTTCGATGCCAGCAGCAACATCCCGGCCGGCTTCCCGAGAATCGGACTCCGCCCGATCACGACCGCGTGCGCACCCGACAAGGGCACCTCGTACGCCTCCAGCAGCCGCAGGATCCCGCCCGGCGTACAGGACCGGAACCCCGGTTCGCCGAAAGCCATCGCCGCGAACGCGTGCATGGTGACGCCGTCGACGTCCTTGGCCGGCGCGATCGCCTCGAAGGCGGCCCGCTCGTCGATCTGCGCCGGGACCGGGTGCTGCAACAGGATCCCGTGCACCTCCGGATCCTCGGACAGCTTGGTCAGCTCGGCGACAAGCTCCTCGGTGGTGGTCTCCGCGGGCAGCACGACACTGCGCGAACCGATCCCGGCCTTCTTGCTCCGGTTCTGCTTCATCCGCACGTACGTCGCGGACGCCGGGTCATCGCCGACCAGCACGGTCGCGAGACACGGCTGTACCCCGGTCCGTTCCCGCAGAGCCTCGGCCCGGACCGCGGCCTTGGTCACCATCTCCGCGGCGAGCTCGGTCCCGATCATCAACCGGGCCTGGGGCTGCGTGGTCGCGTTGTCGGCGGACTGGGTGGGGGTGCTCTGGGTCATGGGGCGCGCTCCTTCGGGCGTCGACGAACAGGTCGGTTGCCCAGGCGCGCGGCTCGAGCCGGAGGATCCCGGCAGACCGTTCCCCGGTGGTTCACCACCTCAACGCCAGTAGCGGTCCACTCACCAGAGTAGGCGATCCCCGATCCAGGGCCTCACCCTCACCCTCACCCCCGCACTCACGCCAACCTCCACTAGACCCTTACGCCCTCGGCACCCAGCCGACTGACGTGTTGTTTGACGGCTGACGGGTTGCAACCTGCCATCGGCCCAAGAACCCGCTACCGGCCGAACAACCCGTCAGCCATAAGCCGGCGGGGACATCCGGCGGCGGTGCGCCAGCACCTGTACCCGAGGCCGCCGGTCCCCAGATCATTCAGAGGAGGCCGGCTCGGTCGAGGGCGTAGTAGGCGGCGTCTGTGCCTGTCATGGTTCCTGGGGTCCGGAGGTCGCGGCGGAAGTCCTCGACGGTCAGTTCGACCGGGACGCAGTCCTCGTAGTCGTCCAGGTCCTGGTGGCCTTCGGCGCGGCAGTCGCGGGCTATCGCGATGTGCTTGCGATAGAGCGACGAGGTGGCCGCCAGCCAGCCGACCAGCTCGATCGACCCGCAGCGGTACCCCGTCTCCTCCTCGAGCTCACGGACGGCCGCCGTCGCTGGATCCTCGCCGACGTCGATCAGGCCGCCGGGGAGGTTCGTGACGACGCGGTCGAGGCCCGGGCGGAACATGCGGACCGTGACGATCCGGCCTTCCGGGGTGAGGGGCAGAACCGTGATACCGGCCTGGACCCCTTTGGACAGCGCCGGGCTGAACACGTCCCAGTCGACCTCGCGCCCGTCCGGCAACCGGTACCGCCGGACGCGCACGGTGAGGAACCCGTCGAACCCGGGCCGCTCCCCCAGCACCTCCCACGGCTCCGGATCGCCCGGTCGCCGATCGACGAACTCCGCACCCGGCACCCCGTCGACGCCCCGAACGAGACCGTCCGCCGTCGGAGTGGATCCGGCGGCGGACGGGTTCGCTTCTCGGTCGGTCACAGGGGGCGGTCGTCGTCCGGGTCTTCCGGGGGCGCGACGGGGGCGTCGTCCTCCGGCGGGGCGACCGGGGCGTCGTCGTCGCTGTCGCTCTCGTACGAGCCGCCGTTGACGGACTCCTGCTGCTCGGTGTGCGCGGCCGGCTCGGCGGGGGCCGTGTCGGGCCGGGACTCCGCGAGGATGCGTTCCAGCGTCTCCTCGGAGATGCGCTTGAACTTGCGGGTCTGGGACCTGGTCCGGTCCAGCACCGCGACCTCGATCTGGTCGGGCGTCAGCTGCCGCACCTCGGAGCTGTCGTGACCGAGGGCGTCCACCGCCAGCCGGAGCGCACCCGCGAGCGAGATGCCCTCCTGGTAGTGCTCGCCCACGTAGTCGGCGACCTGCTCGGCCGGACCGCCCATCACCGCGTACCCCCGGACGTCGGCGATGGAGCCGTCGTAGGTGAGCCGGTAGATCTGGTCGTCGGCACCGGTGGCCCCGATCTCGGCGACCAGGATCTCCACCTCGAGCGGCTTCTCACCGCCGGACGAGAAGATCGCGCCGAGGGTCTGGGCGTAGGCGTTGGCCAGCGCCCGGCCGGTGACGTCGCGACGGTCGTAGGAGTACCCGCGCATGTCGGCCAGCCGCACGCCGGCGATCCGCAGGTTCTCGAACTCGTTGTACCGGCCGACCGCGGCGAACGCCATCCGGTCGTAGATCTCGGCGACCTTGTGCAGCGCGGGCGACCGGTTCTCCGCGACGAACAGGATGCCGTCGGCGTACTGCAACGCGATCGCGCTGCGACCCTTGGCGATGCCTTTGCGGGCGAAGTCGGCCCGGTCCCGCATCAGCTGCTCGGGTGAGACGTAGAACGGAACGCTCATCGATATCCTTCGTGAACTCGGGGACCAGGCTCAGGACAGCGGCGCGGCCGGGCCGTCGGGACGCTGCAGCCGGGCCGCGACGACGCTGTCGACGATCGCGCCGACCTCGTCCTCGGGCATCCGCTGGTAGCCGTCCGAGGTGACGACACCGACCACCGGGAAGATCCGCCGGGCCATGTCCGGCCCACCGGTCGCGGAGTCGTCGTCGGCCGCGTCGTACAGCGACTGGATCGCCGCCGTCACGCACTCGGTCGCCGACAGGTCCTCCCGGTACAGCTTCTTCAGCGCACCCCGGGCGAACAGCGAGCCCGAACCGACACTGTGGAAGGCCTGCTCCTCGTACCGCCCGCCGGTCGGGTCGTAGGAGAAGATCCGGCCGCCCTTCAGGTGCTCGTCGTAGCCCGCGAACAGCGGCACCACGGCCAGCCCCTGCATCGCCATCGCCAGGTTGCCCCGGATCAGCGCGCTCAGCCGGTTGGCCTTGCCGTCCAGGCTGAGCGTGGTCCCTTCCAGCTTCTCGTAGTGCTCCAGCTCCACCTGGAACAGCCGCACCATCTCGACCGCGAGCCCGGCCGATCCGGCGATCCCGACGCACGAGTACTCGTCCGCGGGGAACACCTTCTCGATGTCGCGCTGGGCGATGATGTTGCCCATCGTCGCGCGCCGGTCGCCGGCCATCACGACGCCGCCCGAGAAGGTGGCGGCGACGATCGTGGTGCCGTGCGGGACGTCTTTGGACAGGTCACCCGTCCCCAGCGACCGCCGTCCGGGCAACAGGTCGGGCGCGTGCCCGGCCAGGAAGTCCATGAACGACGAGCCGCCTGGGGTCAGGAAGGCTTCCGGCAGCCGGCCGGAGGCATCGAATGTCATCGAGCGGTTCACTCCCCACCCTTTTGCACGAACCCGCGGACGAACTCTTCCGCGTTCTCCTCGAGCACCTCGTCGATCTCGTCCAGGATCGAGTCGACGTCCTCGTCGAGCCGTTCCTTGCGCTCGGCGACGTCCTCGGAGACCTCGACCTGCTCGACCTCTTCCTCGGTCGACGAACGCTTCGGCTGCTTGTGCTGCTGACCGCCGTCCTTCGCCATGGCACACACCTCCTAGAACCGCTGGAGAGGCCGCCCAACCGACCCCTCTACAGCGACCCTACCCGTCGGCACCCCCAGTGATGGTGCGAACCAGGTCACTCGCGGTGTCGCAGTTATCAAGAAGTGCTCCGACATGGGCTTTCGTGCCCCGCAACGGGTCCAGGGTCGGGATCCGCTGGAGCGATTCGCGGCCCGGCAGATCGAAGATCACCGAGTCCCAGGAGGCCGCCGCGACCTGCGCCGCGTACTGCTGCATGCAGCGGCCGCGGAAGTACGCGCGGGTGTCCGTCGGCGGGTGCGAGACCGCCATCCGGATCTCCTCGTCGCTGACCAGGCGCTGCATCCGGCCGGCCTTCACCAGCTTGAAGTACAGCCCCTTGTCCGGCCGGAGATCGGCGTACTGCAGGTCGACCAGGTGCAGCTTGGAGTCGTCCCAGTCCAGCCCGTCGCGATCGCGGTAGGACTGGAGCAGTTTGAGCTTGGCGACCCAGTCGAGCCGGTCGGCCAACTGCATCGGGTCCGTGGCGAGCTGGTCGAGCACTTCCTCCCAGCGGTGCAGCACGTCCTTGGTCTGCCGGTCGGCGTCGTCGCCGTACTTGTCCTCGACGTACTTGCGCGACTGCTCCAGGTACTCGGTCTGCAACTGGACCGCGGTCAGCTTGCGGCCGTCCTTCAGCGTGATCAGGTGCGTGCAGGACGGGTCGTGGCTGATCTCGTGCAGCGCGGTCACCGGCCGGTCGACGGACAGGTCGTCGGTCAGCCAGCCGTCCTCGATCATCGACAGCACGAGCGCGGTGGTGCCGACCTTGAGATAGCTGGAGATCTCGGACAGGTTCGCGTCGCCGATGATCACGTGCAGCCGGCGGTACCGGTCCGGGTTCGCGTGCGGCTCGTCGCGGGTGTTGATGATCGGCCGCTTCAGCGTGGTCTCCAGCCCGACCTCGACCTCGAAGTAGTCGGCCCGCTGGCTGATCTGGAAACCGTGCGCGGTGCCGTCCTGGCCGAGCCCGACCCGGCCCGCGCCGGTGACCACCTGACGGCTGACGAAGAAGGGAGTCAGGTGCCGCACGATCGACGCGAACGGCGTGGACCGGCGCATCAGGTAGTTCTCGTGCGAGCCGTACGACGCGCCCTTGTTGTCGGTGTTGTTCTTGTACAGGTTGAGCGGTGGGGCGCCGGGGATCTGCCGGGCCTGCCGGGCGCCTTCCATGATCACCAGCTCGCCGGCCTTGTCCCAGACCACGACGTCGCGCGGGTTCGTGCACTCCGGCGCGGAGTACTCCGGGTGGGCGTGGTCGACGTACAACCGGGCGCCGTTGGTGAGGATGACGTTGGCCAGCCCGGTCTCCTCGTCGGTGAGCTGGCTGGAGTCGGCCACCTCCCGGCTCAGGTCGAAGCCGCGCGCGTCCCGTAACGGGTGCTCCTCGTCGAAGTCCCATCGGGTCTTGCGCGCCAGCGGCTGCGTCTGGGCATAGCCGTTCACCACCTGGCTCGAGGTCAGCATCGGGTTCGCCCCGGGCTGGCCGGGCACCGAGATGCCGAACTCGGTCTCGGTCCCCATGATCCGCCGCACACTCATGCGATCGAGCCTACGCGGTCGGGCCCGGGAAAAGCGTTGAACTGTCCACAGGCTCACGTGTGAGACTGCCCGGATGGACGAACTTGTGGCCCTGCTCGACGCCGACGGCCGGGTCTGCGGCTCCGCACCGCGCTCGGTGATGCGCCGGGACAACCTGCGGCACTCGGCGACCGGCGTCCTGGTCCGCAACGCGGCCGGCGACATCTACGTGCATCGGCGCACCCCCACCAAGGACGTGTACCCGGCTCGCTACGACTTCATGGCCGGTGGTGTCGTCGCGGCCGGCGAGGACCCGTTCGACGCGGTGGTGCGGGAGCTGGCCGAGGAGCTCGGCATCTCCGGGGTCGAGCTGGAGAAGCTGCCCGAAGGTGACTACGCCGACGACGACACGAACTACCACGCGTACCTCTACGCCTGCCGGTGGGACGGTCCGATCCAGCACCAGCCGGAGGAGGTGGACTGGGGAGCGTGGATGACCCCGGCCGAGCTCGTGCAGCGCCTCGACGATCCGGACTGGTCCTTCGTCCCGGACACGACCGCCCTGCTCGGCTCGTACGTCCGGGCCCTCGTATGACGATCACGGACAACGGCTGGGACTCCCGCGCCTGGCTGGAGGGCTCCTGGGTCCACCGTGAGCCCCGGCGCCCCGAGGTACGGCCGAAGCTGCTCGCCGAGACCCAGCTGCTCCCTTGGCTCGCTCCACAGCTCCCTGTCCCCGTACCGATCCCCGAGCCCACCGAGTACGGCGTACGTCACCAACTGCTCGTCGGTGAGCCACTGACGGACGGCAGTACCGCGCTGGGCCGGCAGCTCGGGTCGTTCCTCAAGGCGCTGCACGGGGTCGACCCGGACGAGGCCGTCGCCTACGGCGCCCAGGACCGTGAGACGGCGGCGGCCGAACGCGCTGAGGTCATGCAGCAGATGCGAGACGAGGTACTGCCGTTGCTGCCGACGGACGTACGCGCTGCGGGAACCGCTCTCCTCGGGCGGCTCGGGCACGTGTTCACCCAGCTCGTCCACGCGGACCTCGGTCCGGAGCACCTGCGGATCCGGGACGGCCGGGTCGCCGGAATCATCGACTGGACCGACGCGCACATCGGCGATCCCGCGTTGGACCTGTCCTGGCTGCTCCACAACTCCCCGGCCGGTATCGCGGCAGGCGTGGCCGAGACGTACGAGGTGAGCCACGAAC encodes the following:
- a CDS encoding ubiquitin-like protein Pup, producing the protein MAKDGGQQHKQPKRSSTEEEVEQVEVSEDVAERKERLDEDVDSILDEIDEVLEENAEEFVRGFVQKGGE
- the cmk gene encoding (d)CMP kinase — protein: MIIAVDGPSGSGKSSTARGVATRLGLRYLDTGATYRAVTWSALEHGLDLDDTEAVAARARALDLGISTDPQRGHFTADGTDVTEAIRDPRISASVSKIATNLEVRAELIRRQRAIIDAAQPTGGIVVEGRDIATVVATDAELKVLLTADTDARLARRKAELAEGVTAEQLHDQIVRRDADDATVSEFQVASDGAVTIDSTHLSLEEVIDVICRLAKEAEAAPRDQES
- a CDS encoding prephenate dehydrogenase, whose translation is MTELRGPVRVVGTGLIGTSIGLALTRLGVVVELIDADPDSALMAERIGAGSRLVQLAPQLVVVAVPPDHVGEVIAEQLRQTDAIVTDAASVKGKPLADAKALTDKAADDLARYVGSHPMAGSERNGPLAGRADLFDGATWAITPHPTSDPEAVELVRRLAEACGARTVELSVADHDLAVARVSHLPQLMSSLAAGTLVDAPSAHLDLSGQGVRDVTRIAASDPGLWTQIVSANSPALSGLLEQIRDELDRLLIALGKEEAADEVTAVLRRGVSGAVRVPGKHGSPHIELVSVLVTIPDRPGQLARLFADAAASGANVEDLRIDHSPGRPVGEVELAVKPASVDQLVRVLTERGWSVHR
- a CDS encoding phosphotransferase; this encodes MTITDNGWDSRAWLEGSWVHREPRRPEVRPKLLAETQLLPWLAPQLPVPVPIPEPTEYGVRHQLLVGEPLTDGSTALGRQLGSFLKALHGVDPDEAVAYGAQDRETAAAERAEVMQQMRDEVLPLLPTDVRAAGTALLGRLGHVFTQLVHADLGPEHLRIRDGRVAGIIDWTDAHIGDPALDLSWLLHNSPAGIAAGVAETYEVSHELRERARDWHRLGPWYAVLYGLENDLPDEIEGGLAGVLVRL
- a CDS encoding bifunctional 5,10-methylenetetrahydrofolate dehydrogenase/5,10-methenyltetrahydrofolate cyclohydrolase, which encodes MTQSTPTQSADNATTQPQARLMIGTELAAEMVTKAAVRAEALRERTGVQPCLATVLVGDDPASATYVRMKQNRSKKAGIGSRSVVLPAETTTEELVAELTKLSEDPEVHGILLQHPVPAQIDERAAFEAIAPAKDVDGVTMHAFAAMAFGEPGFRSCTPGGILRLLEAYEVPLSGAHAVVIGRSPILGKPAGMLLLASNATVTYTHSRTKDLADIVRQADIVVAAVGKANFVRGSWLKPGAVVVDAGYNEGNVGDVHFEEATEVASLITPVPGGVGPMTIALLLEQTVDAAEAQTAAGTASV
- the dop gene encoding depupylase/deamidase Dop — translated: MSVRRIMGTETEFGISVPGQPGANPMLTSSQVVNGYAQTQPLARKTRWDFDEEHPLRDARGFDLSREVADSSQLTDEETGLANVILTNGARLYVDHAHPEYSAPECTNPRDVVVWDKAGELVIMEGARQARQIPGAPPLNLYKNNTDNKGASYGSHENYLMRRSTPFASIVRHLTPFFVSRQVVTGAGRVGLGQDGTAHGFQISQRADYFEVEVGLETTLKRPIINTRDEPHANPDRYRRLHVIIGDANLSEISSYLKVGTTALVLSMIEDGWLTDDLSVDRPVTALHEISHDPSCTHLITLKDGRKLTAVQLQTEYLEQSRKYVEDKYGDDADRQTKDVLHRWEEVLDQLATDPMQLADRLDWVAKLKLLQSYRDRDGLDWDDSKLHLVDLQYADLRPDKGLYFKLVKAGRMQRLVSDEEIRMAVSHPPTDTRAYFRGRCMQQYAAQVAAASWDSVIFDLPGRESLQRIPTLDPLRGTKAHVGALLDNCDTASDLVRTITGGADG
- a CDS encoding NUDIX hydrolase, with amino-acid sequence MDELVALLDADGRVCGSAPRSVMRRDNLRHSATGVLVRNAAGDIYVHRRTPTKDVYPARYDFMAGGVVAAGEDPFDAVVRELAEELGISGVELEKLPEGDYADDDTNYHAYLYACRWDGPIQHQPEEVDWGAWMTPAELVQRLDDPDWSFVPDTTALLGSYVRALV
- the aroH gene encoding chorismate mutase, which encodes MAVRAIRGATQLEADEREHLLERTAELVRAVLQANDLASEDLISILFTVTPDLHSEFPAVAGRQIGLTDVPLMCMQEIDVPHALPRVVRMMLHAESPRSREKIQHVYLHGAVALRPDLTGAQ
- a CDS encoding lysophospholipid acyltransferase family protein; its protein translation is MTAEVTGHRELPRTDDLPPLPYRLGLPMRALVRTYLFRHYDLTVHNEDLFPRTGPALVAPNHLGLLDGPLLGAVAPRMLHQLGKIEAFHGLQGKFLTRVGQIPVDRSTYDVLAIRRAIQALRDGRVLSIYPEGTRGAGDFARIRTGVGYLALVTGAPIVPVALIGTRLPGGRVEAYPPKGSRIDVVYGEPFTVDRVPFPRRHSEVRKTADQIGEVLRAHVRAAVEATGHPLPGAPDEKDPDE
- the prcB gene encoding proteasome subunit beta is translated as MTFDASGRLPEAFLTPGGSSFMDFLAGHAPDLLPGRRSLGTGDLSKDVPHGTTIVAATFSGGVVMAGDRRATMGNIIAQRDIEKVFPADEYSCVGIAGSAGLAVEMVRLFQVELEHYEKLEGTTLSLDGKANRLSALIRGNLAMAMQGLAVVPLFAGYDEHLKGGRIFSYDPTGGRYEEQAFHSVGSGSLFARGALKKLYREDLSATECVTAAIQSLYDAADDDSATGGPDMARRIFPVVGVVTSDGYQRMPEDEVGAIVDSVVAARLQRPDGPAAPLS
- a CDS encoding NUDIX hydrolase — translated: MTDREANPSAAGSTPTADGLVRGVDGVPGAEFVDRRPGDPEPWEVLGERPGFDGFLTVRVRRYRLPDGREVDWDVFSPALSKGVQAGITVLPLTPEGRIVTVRMFRPGLDRVVTNLPGGLIDVGEDPATAAVRELEEETGYRCGSIELVGWLAATSSLYRKHIAIARDCRAEGHQDLDDYEDCVPVELTVEDFRRDLRTPGTMTGTDAAYYALDRAGLL
- the prcA gene encoding proteasome subunit alpha — translated: MSVPFYVSPEQLMRDRADFARKGIAKGRSAIALQYADGILFVAENRSPALHKVAEIYDRMAFAAVGRYNEFENLRIAGVRLADMRGYSYDRRDVTGRALANAYAQTLGAIFSSGGEKPLEVEILVAEIGATGADDQIYRLTYDGSIADVRGYAVMGGPAEQVADYVGEHYQEGISLAGALRLAVDALGHDSSEVRQLTPDQIEVAVLDRTRSQTRKFKRISEETLERILAESRPDTAPAEPAAHTEQQESVNGGSYESDSDDDAPVAPPEDDAPVAPPEDPDDDRPL